The window CGAGGTCGACCTTGGTCGAGCTGGAGACGAAGGCGTAGCCGCGCTCCTCGGTGCTCCTCTTGAAGGACTCCGCCTCTATGAGGGGAACCGGGACGCCCATAACGTTCCTCCGCTTTATCTCGACCTCCCTGTTGGGCTCGACGCTGAGGCTTATCTCCTTGAGACGGAGCATTCCCATGTCTATCTCCGCCGCCTGAAGGGCTCTGAAGGCCTCGTCCATTTTCCTCCCAAGCTCCTCCCTGAGCTGGAGCGCCTCATCGTATATCGTGAAGAACTCCATGATGAGCGCATCCTGCTTGTCCTTGAGGAGCTTGTGGCCCTTCTTGGCCAGCTTAATGCGCCTCTTGAGGTTCAGGAGCTCCATACGGGTGGGCTTGACGTTGAGCAGCTCTGCCATCTCGACCACCTAAGGGTTGAAGGGAGGTCAGGCCTCCCTCTTTCTGTATTTGGGGTGGTACTTGAGGATGTACTCCTTCCTGACACGCTTGAGTTCGCTCTCCGGAAGCTCGGCAAGGAGCTCCCAGCCGAGGTCGAGGGTCTCCTCGATGCTCCTGTCCTCGTCGTAGCGCTGGGCGACGAACTCCTTCTCGAAGCGCTCGGCGAACTTGAGGTACTTCCTGTCGGTCTCGCTGAGGGCCTCTTCACCAACGACGGCGACGAGGTCCCTGAGCGACCTTCCTTCAGCGTAGGCCGCGTAGAGCTGCTGGCTGAGCTGCGGGTGGTCGTCCCTGGTCATGCCCTTACCGATACCGTCCTTCATCAGACGGCTGAGGGAGGGGAGCACGTCAATGGGGGGATAGATACCCTTCCTGTGGAGGTCCCTGCTGAGGACTATCTGGCCCTCGGTGATGTATCCGGTCAGGTCGGGAATCGGGTGGGTTATGTCGTCGTCCGGCATCGTCAGGATGGGCACCTGGGTGATGGAACCCTTCCTGCCCCTGACACGACCGGCACGCTCGTAGATGGTGGCCAGGTCGGTGTACATGTAACCCGGATAACCGCGCCTGCCCGGAACCTCTTCTCTAGCTGCGGAAATCTCACGCAGGGCCTCGGCGTAGTTGGTCATGTCCGTGAGGATGACGAGCACCTGCATGTCGTAGTCGAAGGCGAGGTATTCAGCAACCGTGAGGGCCATAC of the Thermococcus celericrescens genome contains:
- a CDS encoding V-type ATP synthase subunit D, which translates into the protein MAELLNVKPTRMELLNLKRRIKLAKKGHKLLKDKQDALIMEFFTIYDEALQLREELGRKMDEAFRALQAAEIDMGMLRLKEISLSVEPNREVEIKRRNVMGVPVPLIEAESFKRSTEERGYAFVSSSTKVDLAAEKFEEVLDLAVRLAEVEETLKRLAREIEVTKRRVNALEYIIIPRMEATVKFIKQRLDEMERENFFRLKRVKALIEARTQAEGF
- a CDS encoding V-type ATP synthase subunit B; translation: YPRDFIQTGVSAIDGMNTLIRGQKLPIFSGSGLPHNMLAAQIARQAKVLGEEEQFAVVFAAMGITYEEANFFKKSFEETGAIERAVLFLNLADDPAIERIITPRMALTVAEYLAFDYDMQVLVILTDMTNYAEALREISAAREEVPGRRGYPGYMYTDLATIYERAGRVRGRKGSITQVPILTMPDDDITHPIPDLTGYITEGQIVLSRDLHRKGIYPPIDVLPSLSRLMKDGIGKGMTRDDHPQLSQQLYAAYAEGRSLRDLVAVVGEEALSETDRKYLKFAERFEKEFVAQRYDEDRSIEETLDLGWELLAELPESELKRVRKEYILKYHPKYRKREA